One window from the genome of Aliidongia dinghuensis encodes:
- a CDS encoding SDR family NAD(P)-dependent oxidoreductase has product MGIEQKVAIITGASQGIGAALVKAYRERNYRVIANSRSIKPSSDPDILAIDGDIADPKTAERIVSEGLKRFGRIDTLVNNAGIFVAKPFVEYTPEDYAAMLSTNLAGFFYVTQKAVAAMLKQGSGHIVNITTSLVDQPIAGVSAALASLTKGGLNSVTKGLAIEYAKQGVRVNAVAPGIVKTPMHAPETHDVLAKLHPVGRMGEIRDIVDAVLFLEGASFITGEILHVDGGQNAGRW; this is encoded by the coding sequence ATGGGTATCGAACAGAAGGTCGCCATCATCACCGGTGCGTCGCAGGGCATCGGCGCCGCGCTGGTCAAGGCCTATCGCGAGCGCAACTATCGTGTGATCGCCAATTCCCGCTCGATCAAGCCGAGCAGCGATCCGGACATTCTGGCGATCGACGGCGACATCGCCGATCCGAAGACCGCGGAACGGATCGTCAGCGAAGGCCTGAAGCGCTTCGGCCGCATCGACACGCTGGTCAACAACGCCGGCATCTTCGTCGCCAAGCCGTTCGTCGAGTACACGCCGGAGGATTATGCGGCGATGCTCTCGACCAACCTCGCCGGCTTCTTCTACGTCACGCAGAAGGCCGTGGCCGCGATGCTGAAGCAGGGCTCCGGCCATATCGTCAACATCACGACCAGCCTGGTCGACCAGCCGATCGCCGGCGTGTCGGCGGCACTCGCCTCGCTGACCAAAGGCGGGCTCAATTCCGTGACGAAGGGGCTCGCGATCGAATATGCGAAGCAGGGTGTCCGCGTGAACGCGGTGGCCCCGGGAATCGTCAAGACGCCGATGCATGCGCCGGAAACGCACGACGTCCTGGCCAAGCTCCATCCGGTCGGGCGCATGGGCGAGATCCGCGACATCGTGGACGCGGTGCTGTTCCTCGAAGGCGCGTCGTTCATCACCGGCGAGATCCTGCATGTCGACGGCGGCCAGAACGCCGGCCGCTGGTAG
- the fdhE gene encoding formate dehydrogenase accessory protein FdhE: MRQGEVAPKGSWIGNPTGGVSAPEAVILPDPARRFLRTAARLEALSAGHPMAEWLGFMALLARAQHGAATALGPVAGPAPEAVRQAVEARMPPLAADGHRRDPAWRLTLRFLLDGFDASAVPAPVRDVIANLRDRDAAALEALADDFLTGGVAPADVGAALYVAAALQVYFSRLAADLPVEALRLLPERGLCPCCGSTPVAGIVTASGATPGARYLHCSLCATAWNHARAVCITCGQSRSLAQRGIDGDSGAVKAETCDECHSYAKMLYQAQDTQVDAVADDLASLGLDVLVAEAGWLRHAPNPLLLVG, translated from the coding sequence GTGAGACAGGGCGAGGTAGCACCCAAGGGCTCCTGGATCGGCAACCCGACGGGCGGCGTCTCGGCGCCAGAGGCGGTGATCCTGCCCGATCCCGCCCGACGCTTCCTGCGTACCGCCGCCAGGCTCGAGGCCCTGTCAGCGGGGCATCCGATGGCGGAATGGCTCGGCTTCATGGCCCTCTTGGCGCGGGCGCAGCATGGCGCCGCCACGGCCCTCGGGCCCGTCGCGGGTCCCGCGCCAGAGGCGGTGCGGCAGGCGGTCGAGGCACGCATGCCGCCGCTCGCCGCCGACGGCCACCGGCGAGACCCCGCCTGGCGCCTGACGCTCCGCTTCCTCCTCGACGGCTTCGACGCGAGCGCCGTCCCGGCGCCGGTGCGCGACGTCATCGCGAACCTGCGCGACCGCGATGCCGCGGCGCTCGAGGCGCTCGCCGATGATTTCCTCACCGGTGGCGTGGCGCCGGCCGACGTCGGCGCCGCGCTCTATGTCGCGGCGGCGCTGCAGGTCTATTTCTCCCGGCTCGCCGCGGACCTGCCCGTCGAGGCCCTGCGCCTGTTGCCGGAGCGTGGGCTCTGCCCGTGCTGCGGCTCGACGCCGGTCGCCGGCATCGTGACCGCCTCGGGTGCGACGCCCGGCGCGCGCTATCTCCACTGCTCGCTCTGCGCCACGGCCTGGAACCATGCGCGCGCGGTCTGCATCACCTGCGGCCAGTCGCGCTCGCTCGCCCAGCGCGGCATCGACGGCGACAGCGGCGCCGTCAAGGCCGAGACCTGCGACGAGTGCCATAGCTACGCCAAGATGCTGTACCAGGCGCAAGACACGCAGGTCGACGCGGTCGCCGACGATCTCGCGAGCCTGGGCTTGGACGTGCTCGTCGCCGAGGCCGGCTGGCTGCGCCATGCGCCCAATCCCCTGCTGCTCGTCGGATAA
- the infA gene encoding translation initiation factor IF-1, whose product MTKEEFLEFEGKIEEVLPDGRFRVMLENGHEIIAYTAGRMRKSRIRSLAGDRVTVEMTPYDLTKGRITYRHKDERPPAGMPARRLPPRRR is encoded by the coding sequence ATGACGAAAGAAGAGTTTCTCGAGTTTGAGGGTAAGATCGAAGAAGTGCTGCCCGACGGCCGCTTCCGAGTCATGCTCGAGAATGGTCACGAGATCATCGCATACACCGCCGGCAGGATGCGCAAGAGCCGCATTCGGTCGCTCGCCGGCGACCGCGTCACCGTTGAGATGACGCCCTATGACCTCACGAAAGGTCGGATTACCTACCGCCATAAGGACGAACGCCCGCCCGCCGGCATGCCCGCCCGCCGTCTGCCGCCGCGCCGTCGCTGA
- a CDS encoding cupin domain-containing protein translates to MSSITRRSILAAGAIGGVVSAAAHAAGVFGNPDLPPEGAINSTPQALADPGPQNPALANNLPSFVDPPPTDVNGMPLFWSSFNIAPKRVQAGGWARQVNTEAFPISETIAGVNMRLSAGGIRELHWHQQAEWAVMTYGSCRVTVLDNQGHPYVEDVKEGDLWYFPGGAPHSLQGLGPDGAEFVLAFDRGAAGEYNTLMPTDWLAHTPPDILAKNFGVPVDAFKNIPLQQRWIFQGKMPGPLSADQKAVVSQAGAAPYPFVYRLSDMKPNKVTKGGEIRIADSTNFRVSTTIAAALVSIKPGALRELHWHPNADEWQYYIKGQGRMTVFNTGPAAVTADFRPGDLGYVKKNLGHYVENTGTTDLVFMEIFKSDRYEEVSLIDWLSHTPVDLVAATFNLDPDVIAKFPKNAPGVMPV, encoded by the coding sequence ATGTCCAGTATCACTCGCCGATCGATCTTGGCGGCCGGCGCCATCGGTGGCGTCGTGTCGGCCGCGGCACACGCGGCCGGCGTGTTCGGCAACCCGGATCTGCCGCCGGAGGGCGCCATCAATTCGACGCCGCAGGCGCTCGCCGATCCGGGGCCGCAGAACCCGGCACTGGCGAACAACCTGCCGTCCTTCGTCGATCCGCCGCCGACCGACGTCAACGGCATGCCGCTGTTCTGGTCGTCGTTCAACATCGCGCCGAAGCGCGTCCAGGCCGGCGGCTGGGCCCGCCAGGTCAATACCGAGGCCTTCCCGATCTCGGAGACGATCGCCGGCGTCAACATGCGGCTCTCGGCCGGCGGCATCCGCGAGCTGCATTGGCATCAGCAGGCGGAATGGGCGGTCATGACCTACGGCAGCTGCCGGGTCACCGTGCTCGACAACCAGGGCCATCCCTATGTCGAGGACGTGAAGGAGGGCGATCTCTGGTATTTCCCCGGCGGTGCGCCGCATTCGCTGCAGGGGCTGGGGCCGGACGGCGCCGAATTCGTGCTCGCTTTCGATCGCGGTGCCGCCGGCGAATACAACACGCTGATGCCGACCGACTGGTTGGCGCACACGCCGCCCGACATCCTGGCCAAGAATTTCGGCGTGCCGGTCGACGCGTTCAAGAACATCCCGCTGCAGCAGCGCTGGATCTTCCAGGGCAAGATGCCGGGTCCGCTCTCGGCCGACCAGAAGGCGGTCGTCTCCCAGGCGGGTGCGGCACCCTACCCCTTCGTCTACCGGCTTTCGGACATGAAGCCGAACAAGGTGACCAAGGGCGGCGAGATCCGGATCGCCGACAGCACGAATTTCCGCGTCTCGACGACCATCGCGGCCGCGCTCGTGAGCATCAAGCCCGGCGCGCTCCGCGAGCTGCACTGGCATCCGAACGCCGACGAGTGGCAGTACTACATCAAGGGCCAGGGCCGCATGACGGTGTTCAACACCGGGCCGGCCGCGGTGACCGCCGACTTTCGGCCGGGCGACCTCGGTTACGTCAAGAAGAACCTTGGCCATTACGTCGAGAACACGGGCACGACCGATCTCGTGTTCATGGAGATCTTCAAGTCCGACCGATACGAGGAAGTGTCGCTGATCGACTGGCTCTCCCACACGCCGGTCGACCTGGTCGCGGCCACGTTCAACCTGGACCCGGACGTCATCGCCAAGTTCCCGAAGAACGCGCCGGGCGTGATGCCGGTCTAG
- a CDS encoding DMT family transporter codes for MSDERATPSGTIARPAASAIGLTAVAMLAFAANSILCRLALAQGLIDPTSFTLVRIASGAFALWLILALKRQVRSVHGSWAGALALFVYAGAFSFAYIALPAGTGALLLFGAVQVTMVTTALVRGERLTLPQWFGFALALAGLTALLSPGAGAPPITGAGLMIASGVAWGAYSLLGRGTVDPLASTAGNFIRALPLAAVAMAAAMMLGPKVEVMGFVYAVMSGAVASGLGYWIWYAALRGLSPVQGASVQLSVPVITALAGAIALGEPITTRLSLCSITILGGIALVIVTRPNARRVAAR; via the coding sequence GTGAGCGACGAACGAGCCACGCCATCCGGGACGATTGCTCGCCCGGCGGCGAGCGCCATTGGTTTGACCGCCGTCGCGATGCTCGCCTTCGCGGCAAACTCGATCCTGTGCCGCCTCGCGCTGGCGCAAGGCCTGATTGACCCTACGAGCTTCACGTTGGTCCGGATCGCGTCGGGCGCCTTCGCGTTGTGGCTCATCCTCGCCCTGAAGCGGCAGGTGCGCTCCGTCCACGGTTCATGGGCCGGTGCGCTCGCCCTGTTCGTTTATGCCGGCGCATTTTCGTTCGCCTACATAGCCTTGCCCGCCGGCACCGGCGCGCTGCTCCTGTTCGGCGCGGTGCAAGTGACGATGGTGACGACGGCTCTTGTCAGGGGAGAGCGGCTGACCCTGCCGCAATGGTTCGGCTTCGCGCTGGCACTCGCCGGGCTGACAGCACTCCTCAGCCCTGGTGCTGGCGCTCCTCCCATCACGGGGGCCGGTCTTATGATTGCCTCGGGCGTGGCGTGGGGAGCCTACTCGCTCCTGGGCCGTGGGACGGTCGATCCGCTCGCTTCGACGGCCGGAAATTTCATCCGCGCGCTGCCATTGGCCGCGGTGGCGATGGCAGCGGCCATGATGCTGGGGCCGAAGGTCGAGGTCATGGGCTTCGTCTACGCCGTGATGTCGGGAGCTGTGGCGTCGGGTCTCGGCTATTGGATCTGGTATGCCGCGTTGCGTGGCCTCTCGCCAGTCCAGGGCGCGTCCGTACAACTGAGCGTGCCCGTCATAACGGCCCTTGCGGGCGCGATTGCACTCGGAGAGCCCATAACGACCCGCCTTTCGCTGTGTTCGATCACGATACTCGGCGGGATAGCCCTCGTGATCGTCACCCGCCCGAACGCTCGGCGCGTCGCAGCTCGGTAG
- a CDS encoding cold-shock protein gives MTIGTVKWFNSTKGFGFIQPEDGSADVFVHISAVERAGLGSLVEGQKVSFEAVRDPRKGKSSAENLRAV, from the coding sequence ATGACTATCGGCACTGTTAAGTGGTTCAACAGCACCAAGGGCTTCGGCTTCATCCAGCCCGAGGACGGTTCTGCAGACGTGTTCGTCCACATCTCCGCGGTCGAGCGCGCGGGGCTCGGTAGCCTCGTCGAAGGCCAGAAGGTAAGTTTCGAGGCAGTGCGCGACCCCCGCAAGGGTAAGAGCTCGGCTGAGAACCTGCGCGCCGTCTGA
- a CDS encoding LysR family transcriptional regulator produces the protein MDRIDAMKVFVAALDEGSLAGASRRLSRSPAAVSRAIAFLEAHVGVQLLHRTTRSIKLSEAGERYAAACRRVLTDLEEADILAAGERSAPRGTLTITAPLISGEEVVRPILDAFLDAYPTVSVRLYLLDRPVNLIDEGIDVALRIAHLPDSTLVAVRLGEVRRIVAAAPGYLARSPRIDEPADLAKHQIIAMTHFGLDSWSFPPAPGSTVPRTVQFTPRFVVNSVRAAVASAAAGGGVTRLFSYHVADEVRDGALKIVLRSDEHAPLPVHLIAPEGRMSVPKVRAFVDFAVPRLRAQFSRLAADSGA, from the coding sequence ATGGATCGCATCGACGCCATGAAGGTCTTCGTCGCGGCCCTCGACGAAGGCAGCCTCGCCGGGGCAAGTCGCCGGCTCAGCCGTTCGCCTGCCGCCGTCAGCCGGGCGATCGCGTTTCTCGAAGCCCATGTCGGCGTGCAGCTGCTGCATCGGACGACGCGTTCGATCAAGCTCAGCGAGGCGGGCGAGCGCTACGCGGCCGCCTGCCGGCGCGTGCTGACCGATCTCGAGGAGGCCGACATCCTGGCGGCCGGCGAAAGGTCGGCGCCGCGCGGTACGCTCACCATCACCGCCCCCCTGATCAGCGGCGAGGAGGTGGTGCGCCCCATTCTCGACGCCTTCCTCGATGCTTATCCGACCGTGTCGGTCCGGCTCTATCTGCTCGACCGGCCGGTCAACCTGATCGACGAGGGCATCGATGTCGCCTTGCGCATCGCCCATCTGCCGGACTCGACGCTCGTCGCCGTGCGGCTCGGCGAGGTCCGGCGCATCGTCGCGGCCGCCCCCGGCTATCTCGCCCGTAGCCCGCGCATCGACGAGCCGGCGGATCTCGCCAAGCACCAGATCATCGCCATGACGCATTTCGGCCTGGATTCCTGGAGCTTCCCGCCGGCGCCGGGCTCGACCGTGCCGCGCACGGTGCAATTCACGCCGCGCTTCGTCGTCAACAGCGTGCGCGCGGCCGTTGCCTCCGCTGCCGCCGGCGGCGGCGTCACGCGGCTCTTCTCATATCACGTCGCCGACGAGGTCCGGGACGGCGCGCTCAAGATCGTGCTCCGTTCGGACGAGCACGCACCGCTGCCGGTCCATCTCATTGCGCCCGAAGGCCGGATGTCTGTGCCGAAGGTGCGCGCCTTCGTCGATTTCGCGGTGCCGCGCCTCAGGGCGCAGTTCTCGCGCTTGGCCGCGGATTCGGGCGCTTAG
- a CDS encoding Lrp/AsnC family transcriptional regulator, with amino-acid sequence MANSVELDSFDRALLTEMQVDNQTPARVLAERVGLSQSAVLRRLRRLRAEKVIMADISVVSPKVLGVPVMVHVLVSIEHGSRTYGDFARKLRLRPEVRHASYVTGGADFVLHLQVESMEAYANFAREVFHDDPNVVEYHTYVAMQEIVGPNSSRRLRGG; translated from the coding sequence ATGGCGAATTCAGTCGAACTCGACAGCTTTGATCGGGCGCTCCTGACGGAGATGCAGGTCGACAACCAGACGCCCGCCCGCGTCTTGGCGGAGCGGGTCGGGCTGTCGCAAAGCGCGGTGCTCCGGCGACTGCGCCGGTTGCGAGCCGAGAAGGTCATCATGGCCGACATTTCGGTTGTCAGCCCGAAGGTGCTCGGCGTGCCTGTAATGGTGCACGTGCTCGTCTCGATTGAGCATGGCTCGCGCACTTATGGGGATTTCGCCCGCAAGCTTCGGCTCCGTCCGGAGGTCAGGCACGCGTCGTACGTGACGGGCGGCGCCGACTTCGTCCTGCACCTCCAGGTCGAAAGCATGGAGGCCTACGCCAACTTCGCTCGCGAGGTATTCCACGATGACCCGAACGTCGTGGAGTATCATACCTATGTCGCAATGCAGGAGATCGTCGGCCCGAATTCGAGCCGCCGGCTGCGCGGCGGGTAA
- the selA gene encoding L-seryl-tRNA(Sec) selenium transferase gives MRDLPSVSTILQTAEAAALRERFGHGLATDAIRAVLDEARRTLQAGAPAAFAIEELAGQAEARLEAAERSALRPVFNLTGTVLHTNLGRALLAEAAIEAAVAAMRDPAALEFDLATGKRGERDDHVRALLCDLTGAEDATVVNNNAAAVLIAINTLAHGRGAIVSRGELIEIGGAFRMPDIMQRAGAHLIEVGTTNRTHAKDYRAALGPDTGLILKVHTSNYRIQGFTAEVGAAELATIADAAGVPLMNDLGSGTLVDLGHYALEREPTVREAVAEGAGLVTFSGDKLLGGPQAGFIVGRHALIEAINRNPMKRALRLDKIRLAAIEATLRLYRDPDRLAERLPTLKLLARPEAEIEAQAHRLVPAVAAAVKPAFTVAPCPCQSQIGSGALPLNTIASAGLVIRPVAAGGRALDTLAAALRALDRPIIGRIEDGGLILDLRCLTDEAAFLTALAGLRVMVP, from the coding sequence TTGCGTGATCTACCGTCCGTCAGCACCATCCTGCAGACTGCCGAGGCCGCAGCGCTGCGCGAGCGCTTCGGCCATGGCCTGGCGACGGACGCGATCCGTGCCGTGCTGGACGAGGCTCGGCGCACGCTGCAGGCGGGCGCACCGGCCGCTTTCGCCATCGAGGAACTGGCAGGCCAGGCGGAAGCCCGGCTCGAAGCGGCGGAGCGCTCGGCGCTTCGCCCCGTCTTCAATCTGACAGGCACCGTGCTGCACACGAACCTCGGTCGAGCGCTCCTCGCCGAGGCAGCGATCGAGGCGGCCGTGGCCGCCATGCGCGATCCGGCGGCGCTCGAGTTCGACCTTGCAACCGGCAAGCGGGGCGAGCGGGACGACCATGTCCGTGCGCTGCTGTGCGACCTCACCGGGGCCGAGGACGCGACGGTCGTCAACAACAATGCCGCCGCCGTGCTCATCGCCATCAACACGCTCGCCCACGGCCGCGGGGCGATTGTATCGCGCGGCGAGCTGATCGAGATCGGCGGCGCGTTCCGCATGCCCGACATCATGCAGCGCGCCGGCGCGCATCTCATCGAGGTCGGCACGACCAACCGGACCCACGCCAAGGACTATCGGGCGGCGCTTGGCCCCGACACAGGCCTCATCCTCAAGGTCCATACCTCGAACTACCGGATCCAGGGTTTCACCGCGGAGGTCGGCGCCGCCGAGCTCGCGACCATCGCCGACGCCGCCGGCGTGCCGCTGATGAACGACCTCGGCTCCGGCACGCTCGTCGATCTCGGGCACTACGCGCTCGAGCGCGAGCCGACCGTGCGCGAGGCGGTCGCCGAGGGCGCCGGCCTCGTGACCTTCTCGGGCGACAAGCTGCTGGGCGGCCCGCAGGCCGGCTTCATCGTCGGCCGGCACGCGCTGATCGAAGCGATCAACCGCAACCCGATGAAGCGGGCGCTTAGGCTCGACAAGATCCGCCTGGCGGCGATCGAGGCCACGCTCCGGCTCTACCGCGATCCCGACCGTTTGGCCGAGCGTCTGCCGACCCTCAAGCTGCTGGCGCGGCCTGAGGCTGAGATCGAAGCCCAGGCACATCGCCTCGTTCCCGCCGTGGCGGCGGCAGTCAAGCCGGCATTCACCGTGGCGCCATGCCCGTGCCAAAGCCAGATCGGCTCCGGCGCGCTACCGCTCAATACCATCGCCAGCGCCGGTCTGGTCATCCGGCCCGTCGCGGCCGGCGGCCGGGCGCTCGACACCCTGGCCGCAGCACTCCGCGCATTGGACCGGCCGATCATCGGGCGGATCGAGGACGGCGGCCTCATTCTCGACCTGCGCTGCCTCACCGACGAAGCGGCCTTCCTCACGGCACTCGCCGGCCTGCGGGTAATGGTGCCATGA
- the selD gene encoding selenide, water dikinase SelD, with the protein MSLPLPRLTELAHGGGCGCKLAPSVLQQLLAEQPRMAPYAQLLVGTETGDDAAVWQIDDQHCVIATTDFFMPMVDDPRDFGRIAAANAISDVYAMGGKPIMALAILGMPLGKLPVEAVREILAGGASVCAEAGIPVAGGHSIDAPEPIYGLAVIGLARPGDIRRNSGARPGDALILTKGIGVGIYSAAFKKQALSDAAYAEMIASTTLLNWIGARLALDEDVHGMTDVTGFGLLGHGLEMARGSGVRLDIDYRQIPFLQEAETLAETGYATGASQRNWASYGDGVVLPPDLAPWRRTLLTDPQTSGGLLVACAAARAASLAAEIEAAGYPRVRIIGAATAGEPAVRIG; encoded by the coding sequence ATGTCGCTTCCCCTTCCTCGCCTGACCGAACTCGCGCATGGCGGCGGCTGCGGCTGCAAGCTGGCACCGTCGGTGCTGCAGCAGCTGTTGGCAGAACAGCCGCGGATGGCTCCCTATGCGCAGCTGCTCGTCGGCACGGAGACGGGCGACGACGCCGCGGTCTGGCAGATCGACGACCAGCATTGCGTTATCGCTACTACCGACTTCTTCATGCCCATGGTCGACGACCCGCGGGATTTCGGCCGGATCGCCGCCGCGAACGCCATATCGGACGTCTATGCCATGGGTGGCAAGCCGATCATGGCGCTCGCCATCCTGGGCATGCCGCTCGGCAAGCTGCCGGTCGAGGCGGTGCGCGAGATCCTCGCAGGCGGTGCGTCGGTCTGTGCCGAGGCCGGCATTCCGGTCGCCGGCGGCCATTCGATCGACGCGCCGGAGCCGATCTACGGCCTGGCCGTGATCGGGCTCGCCCGGCCCGGCGACATAAGGCGCAATTCCGGTGCCAGGCCCGGCGATGCGCTGATCCTGACCAAGGGCATCGGCGTCGGCATCTATTCCGCGGCCTTCAAGAAGCAGGCGCTCAGCGATGCCGCCTATGCCGAGATGATTGCGTCCACCACGCTCCTGAACTGGATCGGCGCTAGGCTGGCGCTAGACGAAGACGTGCACGGCATGACCGACGTGACCGGCTTCGGCCTGCTCGGCCACGGGCTCGAGATGGCGCGCGGCAGCGGCGTCCGGCTCGACATCGACTACCGGCAGATCCCGTTCCTCCAGGAGGCCGAGACTCTGGCCGAGACGGGCTATGCCACCGGTGCCTCTCAGCGCAACTGGGCGAGCTACGGCGACGGGGTGGTCCTGCCGCCGGACTTGGCCCCCTGGCGGCGCACGCTCTTGACCGATCCGCAGACCTCGGGCGGCCTGCTCGTCGCCTGTGCCGCGGCACGCGCAGCCTCGCTCGCAGCCGAGATCGAGGCCGCGGGCTATCCGCGCGTCCGGATCATCGGCGCGGCCACCGCAGGCGAGCCGGCGGTCCGCATCGGCTGA
- a CDS encoding trans-sulfuration enzyme family protein, with product MTNSWAKASLVAQAMGRTDAATQAVIPPLHLSTTYLRDPDNAYSSSYVYGRPDNATVRDTEAVIAMLEEAKAGALLFSSGMAAATACFQALQPGDHVVASSVMYWSLRNWLRTEATRWGLHVDFAETNDLDRLKATVQPGRTKLVWVETPSNPLWTVTDIAGAAEIAHAAGARLAVDSTCASPVHTRPLALGADIVMHAATKILNGHSDVIAGALAGAERDDYWARIETVRRSGGAILGPFEAYLLQRGLKTFFVRATAQAKSAQALAERLTSHPRVARVLYPGLPQHPGHDLAARQMENGFGFMLSVQVQGGEVAAVATAAHVELWKRATSLGGVESLIEHRASIEGPGTPCPADLLRLSTGLEAVDDLYDDLDRALNAAHR from the coding sequence ATGACGAACAGTTGGGCGAAGGCGAGCCTGGTGGCGCAGGCGATGGGGCGCACGGACGCGGCTACACAGGCCGTGATACCGCCACTCCATCTCTCGACGACCTACCTGCGCGATCCAGACAATGCCTACTCTTCCAGCTACGTCTATGGCCGGCCCGACAACGCGACCGTGCGAGACACGGAGGCCGTGATCGCCATGCTCGAGGAGGCGAAGGCCGGCGCGCTTTTGTTTTCCTCCGGCATGGCCGCTGCAACTGCATGTTTCCAGGCGCTCCAGCCCGGAGACCACGTCGTGGCTTCGTCCGTCATGTACTGGTCGTTGCGCAACTGGCTGCGAACGGAAGCGACGCGCTGGGGCCTGCACGTCGATTTCGCCGAGACGAACGACCTCGACCGCCTGAAAGCGACTGTGCAGCCCGGCCGCACCAAGCTGGTCTGGGTCGAGACGCCGTCGAACCCGCTCTGGACGGTCACCGATATTGCAGGTGCCGCAGAAATCGCCCACGCGGCCGGAGCCCGGCTTGCCGTGGACTCAACCTGCGCCTCCCCCGTCCACACCCGCCCGCTGGCGCTCGGGGCGGACATCGTCATGCATGCGGCCACCAAGATCCTGAACGGCCATTCCGACGTGATCGCGGGCGCGCTGGCCGGTGCCGAGCGGGACGACTACTGGGCTCGGATCGAGACTGTCCGCAGAAGTGGCGGCGCCATCCTCGGCCCGTTCGAGGCCTACCTGCTGCAGCGTGGGCTGAAGACCTTCTTCGTCCGGGCAACCGCCCAGGCGAAGTCGGCGCAAGCCCTTGCCGAGCGGCTGACGTCGCATCCAAGGGTGGCGCGCGTGCTCTATCCAGGACTGCCGCAGCATCCCGGCCACGACCTTGCTGCGAGGCAGATGGAGAACGGTTTCGGCTTCATGTTGTCCGTTCAGGTTCAGGGCGGCGAAGTCGCCGCGGTCGCGACGGCAGCGCATGTGGAGCTCTGGAAGCGGGCAACTTCGCTCGGCGGCGTCGAGAGCCTGATCGAGCACCGGGCGTCCATCGAGGGGCCGGGGACACCCTGTCCTGCCGACCTGCTGCGGCTGTCGACCGGGCTCGAGGCGGTCGACGACCTCTACGACGATCTCGACCGGGCGCTCAACGCTGCACATCGTTGA
- a CDS encoding tautomerase family protein produces MPMVTIQVTREGSTPDRKSVTAAEKAALIKGVSQLLLDVLNKPLDATFVVIEEVEMENWGVGGLPVEAYRKLKAQ; encoded by the coding sequence ATGCCGATGGTGACCATTCAGGTCACGCGCGAAGGCTCGACGCCCGACCGCAAGTCCGTGACCGCGGCGGAGAAGGCCGCCCTCATCAAGGGCGTGAGCCAGCTGCTGCTCGACGTGCTCAACAAGCCGCTCGACGCCACCTTCGTCGTCATCGAGGAGGTCGAGATGGAGAACTGGGGTGTCGGCGGCCTGCCGGTCGAAGCCTACCGGAAGCTCAAAGCGCAATAG